The nucleotide sequence tgagttatgttcctattttgcatattttatccatgaataagtaattattctaaattccgtagtcgatcacatttgtgggagcaaatgtgaggtttagactattatgaactcggattggtatacattcacgggatgaatgtggtgcaaggttgcaaccaaggttcatagatatttgtgggatacaaatattggaagacccgccctcaagacttactaaatggagcctttgtggttgatcacatgtaatcttgagtaaaggcgaatatcattgtatcctctgacctgagatacatattgggttcgaacattcactaagtattgtgccttgattctttccttcactattctaaaatatggtagttcataaggaagagctcaggtataatgcatagtgcatgtctaggacatatgtagtcaagatggaatttgtccctcttattcgttgagagtcagatgtctaaggcctggtaaagttaaatctagaagagagtgatcactctatgtcttttggatttaacatgacatctaggacgaaaggatgtgatgaaagattcacctattcatattcgagatgggaactcgaaagggatgatgttattgaatggcaaaagtcataacatattgggggtgatggacggtcgttaggtggtatccatcacttgcattaatttcttatgtttctcgtgcaagtgggagattgaaggtatttcatatgcccgagagacatattaaattaatgtggccactatgttatgatccaagttgggtcatacccaataacaagcttaccaacactttatatgtatttatttaaacggttggattgttaaataaatacgcgacacttgaactttagaaaatcggttttctaaatcataatcacttgagataaattatttggataatttatatatgatgtggatttaattatttataggtttaaataattatgttatgttatattttataaaatggtttataaaattattgcaagtaacaaatacattttattttatacaagttttataaaacttgtaacaagttttataaaatattcttgttataaaataatggatggatgggcagtttttgggactctaagacaagtcccatgcttgttgattcttgttacttttgatacataTATTCTCTAGTGCATGCTTAACAAGGTGCACCAAGACTTGACTCTTTTGTGGAGTGAATACACATCAAAAAGAAGCAAAAAACTGCACATAATACTGCTCCAAAGGAGCTGACTGATGTGGCCTTTTTGTGTTCAAAGGGGTTCTAAAATTTAGTTTTGCAAGCCAAtatcaagtgtaaaacaaatcctaactaattacaaaggtgttggggttattgcttgtgggtattacttgcttgaggcttcaagttagaagctctattgttcatcatcttcatcatcatcttgcaactttgaaaacaaccctcaactagcttgaggaggtataatctctaaacccactcttagtttgtaagtatgtttcacaacttgatcctatttgggatttaactttaaatggttaaagagttacaagttttaaaatggtaatttatacgcttccgcaaatcttatttcttgaatgattataagtattatgaaacttgttaaatcccaacaacggGTACTTGTTCTTCACCTTCCTTTTATTTAGTTCTCTGTAATCAAGGCACATACGGAGAGTTCCGTCTTTCTTCTTTATGAACAACACTGGTGCACTCCATGGCGAAGAACTTGGCCGAATAAACCCACGATCTAGCAACTCCTAAATTTGTGACATCATATCATGAATCTCGGATGGTGCTAATCGATACGGAGCTTTATCAACTGGTGTGGATACCGGCAACAAGTCAATTTTATATTCTACTTCCCTAATTGGCGGTAAACCCGGCAATTCATCTAGGAAGACTTCTAGGAATTCGGACACTAACGGGATATCGAACACGGATTTCTTCTCTTTCTTTGCATCGATCACATATGCTAGAAACGAATCACACCCCTTAGCTAATGATTTCTTAGCTTTCATCATCGAAATTAATGGACAATTAAACCCGCCCCGGTCACCTCGGGCCACAGCCCGTGTCCCATCGGCCAAAGGAAAATGAATTAATTTCTTATCACATTTTATACTTACCTTATGGCGGCCTAACCAACCCATACCTAATACGACATCAAAGCTTGGTATAGGCATAACAAGACAAGTCATAGGGAATTCATTCTCATCTATTTCAATGGTTACTCCAGACATAGAGGTTGTGACTGGAACCGTTCTACCATCACCCACTTCTATTCTTAAAGGTTCAGATAATACGTTGATATGCAATTTCAACTTATCACATAGTGTAACAGACATAAAAGAGCGATTTACTCCACAATCAAATAACATACGAGCCGGCGAAGAATTTATCAGAAACATACCGGTAATCGCATTGTTAGTTTCAGTAGCTATATCAACCAACATTTGAAAGGCTCTTGCTTCAGGTGGTGGAGGATTCTTTCACTTCTGTCCCATTGAAGAAGTAGATGATCCTCCGACTGACATTGTTCTTGCTCCTGCCCTTACCCCAGAGCTCACTCGCCTTGCAGAAGGACAATCAGCTGATCTATGACCCGGTTTTTTGCAATTCCAACAAACATTTTCTCGAAATGAACAAACTTGAACATCATGACCCATCGCTCCACACCTTATATACCTTTTTATCGACTCTGTACAGGGTCCAGCGTGTGTTGACCTACACACATTGCACCACGTTTTCTGACTTAAATTACTACTGCTACTTTGGGTAATCCTACCTCTTTGTTGGTTACCATGAGATCTTCTAGATTTACTACTCATTTGGCTCGTCTGGCTTGTCACTTGTTTTGGTTGTGACACCTGCTCTCTCTGTTTACTCTTGGTGGCTTTGACGTCTCCTTCCACCATTCTTGCCATCGCAAACACTTGAGGCAATGTTGTTGCTAATCTCACCATTAATCGGTACTCAGGCAGAATCATATCAACAAACTGATCAATTCTGGATTATTCGTCAGGAAGCCATTGTtgtacaaagtggagtttgtctgtGTACTTTTCGATCACTTCATCAATTGACATATGCTCAGTCATTCTTAAATTCATAAACTCGCGCTTCATTTTGGAGATTTCGTAAGGAGTACAATATTTCTCGCATACCTTTGCTGAAAATTGTTCCCACGTCACTTGGTTTAATTGTTCTTTGGGCACTTGGGCGGTCAAAGAATCCCATCAGCCCATTGCTTTCTTTTTTAGAAGTCGGCTTGCATAAGTAACACGCAATTCAGGTTCGCAATGACAAGCATCCAATGCTCGATCCACTTCGCTCAGCCAATCTAAGGTGTCTGTCGGGTTTGTACTTCCAAAATACTCTGGGGGTTTAAAATCCATGAATTGTTTGAATGTACATTTCTTTCGGGTTTCAGCAACTGGTTGcggtatcattt is from Rutidosis leptorrhynchoides isolate AG116_Rl617_1_P2 chromosome 10, CSIRO_AGI_Rlap_v1, whole genome shotgun sequence and encodes:
- the LOC139870770 gene encoding uncharacterized protein, with product MLVDIATETNNAITGMFLINSSPARMLFDCGVNRSFMSVTLCDKLKLHINVLSEPLRIEVGDGRTVPVTTSMSGVTIEIDENEFPMTCLVMPIPSFDVVLGMGWLGRHKVSIKCDKKLIHFPLADGTRAVARGDRGGFNCPLISMMKAKKSLAKGCDSFLAYVIDAKKEKKSVFDIPLVSEFLEVFLDELPGLPPIREVEYKIDLLPVSTPVDKAPYRLAPSEIHDMMSQI